The following nucleotide sequence is from Borrelia sp. A-FGy1.
TTTTAGAATTTGTTATTAATTAAGAGGTGTAGCTTAAAGTTTAAAATTTAATTTTATTTTTGTATTGAGAAATTTTTAAAGCAGGAAGAATAGTTAATATTTTAAAACTTTTCAAATAGTAAATTTACTACTTTTGTTAATTTCTCATTTTTTTCTTGTTTTCTAGGCAGTTTATCTTGATTTACATTTTGAATTGTTAAAAGATTTTAATAGTTTATTTAGTGTCCAAATAGAAAACTTTATATAAAGTATTTTGAAAGGATTTTTTGTATTTTTAAGTAGTATTTTTAAGGATTCTAAGTTCATTATAGTTATTATCTCTCTTAGAATCTTTGGAAGATTATTGAAAATCTTAGAACCAACTTTATATCCTTCGATGATAAAATTTTGGAGCATTATTTGATCTTTTTTTTGCAATCTTCTCATGTATAACTTTAGTATTCTTTCTTGTGATTTCATTATTTCTGAATTTATTTGCTCTTGTTTTTTTGATATTTTTTTATTTGATTCGATCATGGGCTTTTTAGGCAGAGATTTATATGGATTTGTTCCTGGTATATGATTTTTTGGAATCTTCATTTATATTTACTCCTATTTAAATAAGCTGTGCTCCGATTAATTTTATTAAGTTTTTTGCTTTTATACAACTGAGATTGATATTTTAATCCTTTATAACTAAAATTTAGTAGTATGAAGAAATATTTGAGTATAAGTTTTTTAAATTTATTAATAGGTATACTCGTTTTATTTTTTATTGTTTTTATTCAATTTAGAGATTTAAGTTTAAATGTATTTTTATTAAAAGATTTAAAAATTTTAGTTAATAATAAAGTTGAAGATAATAAATATGTTTTGGATAATCTTACTTTTATTGTAAGAGGAATGAAGATAAATTTATCTAAAGAAAATCCACTTATTATTCCTGATAGTAAACTCTATCTTCATCCTGTTTCTTATAAATTTCAAGATAATGAAATTTATGTTTATTTTGAGAATAATATTTTCTTGCTATTTTTATTTGATTCAGAGAATAGATTTAGCATTAGTTCAAATCTTTCTAAGAAGTTGATACTAAACTATGAAATTGAAAGTGATTATCAAATTTTTTTTGATCAAAATGTTTTAATTAAGAATAGGGATTCTTATTTTGAAGTTTTTTTAGGAGATAAGACTCAGATTAACGAGAGAGAAATTCTAATTAGCCCTCAAGAAATTTTTAAGATTGGAGATTTGATTAAAGAAATTGAGAAATCAGAAGAAATTCTAGCTAAAGAGGAATTTAGAAGCATTTCTTTAGATATAAGTTCTCCTGTTGTGTATGAAACAATTAAGGAGGTAGAAAAAGGTGTATTTGACTCTGCAATAGTTAGATTTAAGAATAAGGCATATAATTCGTGGATTAGTGAGTCAACTTTTAGTATTAAACAGGGTGGATGGCTTAAAGGTAATGTATATTCTTTTGATGAAGATATATTTGTTTATCTTTTGGCAGAATCTTTTACAAGACTAGATCATGGGAATATTTTTCCCAAACTTGAATTTTTAATGAATCTGAATGAACATAATTTAACTTATTTGAGTTCAAGTTATTATGTTGACGGAGAAAAGTTAGATAAGTTTTTTAACTATTTATCTGTAAATAAAACTTTTATTGATTCTTTAGAGTCAGATAAACTTTTAGGGTATTTGAAAGAAGATTCTTCTCTTTTAGAAAAGATTTTCTTATCTGAGAATATTTCTCTTTTTAATGAGGCATTAAATATTTTAAAGAAGCCAGAAATAATATTGAATTCTGGGTTTAATGTGGTACAAGCGTATAATGTGTTATCTAATTATATTGTATTTTTAAAATTGAATAATGATAATTTTATTATTGAAAAATTTAAAAAAGAACTGGGTAATTTTATATCTAGTTTATTTCTTGTGTCTAATAATGGAAGGGCTTATATACCTGTTGATAAAAATAATTTATCTTGGGATTTCGAATATACATTAAAGGTTGCCGGATTACTTAAAAGATTGGCTTATGAGATAAGCGATGATTTAATATTTAAACTTTCTTTGAATGCTATTTATTATGCTTTAATGAGCAAGGAAGTTGATAAAGTACCTTATGAGGCTTATTACGCTGATATTGTAGATAATGATTATCTTCCAAAGTTTACCTTGATTCCAAGCCTTGGTATTGGAAATTGGGTGTATGGAGCGTCAAAAATTTCAAGTTACAATATATCTAATGTTAGTTATTCTCTTAATTTTAATCGTAGTTTAAATTCTCCTGGATATTTTTTCTTCAAGGGTATTTTAAATCCTACTTTGGTTAGATTTAGGGGTATTAATTGGCATACGGACCCTCAATTTTATAGATATTCAGATGGATGGAGATATTATCCTAGTAACAAGATGTTGGTATTAAAAATAACTCCTAAAAAGGAAGAAGATACAAATGTTTTATTAAGATTTGATGATATTAAGATAACTAGAAATATTGATGAATAATATTTTTGATAAAATACAGTTAATAGTTGATGTTGGGAATACAAGCATATCTTTTGCATTATATAGCGAAGATAAAATTAAAATCTTTTGTAAGCTTAAAACAAGACATGATTTAACTTTTGATGAAATTTATGAATTTCTTAAATTGAAATTTGATTTTAGAGTTAATAAAGTATTTATAAGTAGTGTTGTACCAATTATTGACAATATATTAATAAATGTTATTGATTATCTTTATAAGGTAATTCCTTTTTTTATTAGATTTGACTTGAATTATGATATAAGCTTTAACCCTTATAAGGGTAGTCAATTTTTATTAGGATCAGATATTTTTGCAAATCTTATTTGCGCCATTGAGCTTTATAATCTTGATAATGCTTTAGTAGTAGACGTTGGAACGGCTTGTACTATTTTTGCTGTCACCAGGGCAGATGGGATACTTGGAGGGATTATTAATGGAGGCCCTTTAACAAATTTTAATGCATTAATTAAGAGTGCATATCTTTTAAATGAATTTGATCTTATAACACCAAGAGAATTGTTAGGAATTTCAACAATTTCTAGTGTCAATAGTGGCATAATTTATCAGTACAAATATTTAATAGAAGGAGTTTATTATGATCTTATTAGGGAGCATAAGAAAAAATTTAGTTTGATAATTACGGGAGGCAATGCTAACTTAATTTTACCTTTAATAAGTGTAGATTTTGTCTTTAATTTATATTTAACAGTTGAAGGAATTAAGATTTTAGGCAGTTCTTTTAAATAGATTATTTTTGAAGATTTTAATTTATTTTATGTCCTGTATATTGGGAAATATGTGTTTTTAGTATAAAGTTATGAATAGTATAACTGAAATTATTGTTTGTTATCCTGATTCTGTCCACTTATTTTTACTTCTTATGCTTTGTGTTTTATATATTTATTTTTGTATTTTTGATATTATAAGCTATAAATTAGTTAATTTTATATCTAGAGCTTGAAATTGAAATCAATTAAAGCTTGGTTAATAATGTATCTTTATTGTTATATTCTTTTACTAAGCTTATTATTTTATCTTTTTGTAAATAATTGATTTTAAAGCTTTAGAATATTTATAAATAAATCTTCTTTTTTAAGTTTTCTATTGATTCCGAACCTAGTTAATGAAAAATCATATTTGACAGGGTCATTTTTATTACTATTTGAGAAATATTGTGTTACTTCTATTGCCTTCTTAAGGTTTACATTTTTATTATATTTAAGATTAAATAATTTAAAAGATATATCTGTCATGTGAGTATCCATTGGAACTATTAAGTTTGAGGGGTTAAATTTGTTCCATATTCCTAAATCAATTTCATCTTTTCTTATCATCCATCTTAAAAATAAAAATAATCTTTTACATGCACTTCCCTTTGAAGGTCTTGGAACCAATAAACCAAAGGACTCTCCATTAATTTTTTCCATATAGGTTATTAGTATATCTAGGCTTGATATAAAATTCCCATTCTTTTTGTAAATATCATAGAAAATATTCTCAATTGTTGAGTATTTTTCCTGTATTCCTTTAATAGCCATCATTAATTTTATAATGTCTTCTGCTTTAAAAAATCTGTAAATAAAATCTTTGTATATTATTTTTAAGTCATCTTTATTAAACTTTTTAAGTTTTTTTGAAGGTTTTGTTCCTAACGGGATTAAAATCTTATTAATTGCCTCTAATATTTTTTCAACTTTTCCAATTGCTAATGATGAGCTAATAAGGCCCGCAAGTTCAATATCTTCTTTTTCTGTGTAATTGTACAAAAATTCTAGGGGATCGGGATGAACGAATTCTCTCTTATTGTATTTATTGTATACGAATTCTAAGATTTTAAATGTAATATCTTTAGCTTTTTGCATTATTAAATTCTAATAATCTAAGCAATATTTTTTTTAATTTTTTGTCATAAAGTTTATCTTTAGCCCATTTACCAGTAAGATCATATATGGTTGGAGCAGAACCTCTTTTTACAAGGTAAAATCTAGGATCGACCATATTGGAATTTATATCTTGACTTGAAGCATAAGCTTTTAAGTGTTGAATATGTGCTCTGATTCCTTCTTTAATATTCGAAAAGGAGTTTCCCTTTGTAAAATTGTCAGTAGCTCCTATTCCTGAAAAATTATATTGCTCCTTAGAAACAACACCATTAAATTTTAAAATTCCTGTTTCAAGTAACATTTGTGCATAAGCAATGTCATAATTTATCCCTTCGATTAAGGCTTCATCTATATAGGTTTGTGCAATTACTCGAACATATTCTGATTCAAGGTAAGGATTCATTTTTAATGTATATTTCACAAGATCTTCTACTTCGCTTATTCCTTTGCTTAAAAGAAAAGGAATATACTTTTCT
It contains:
- a CDS encoding type III pantothenate kinase; amino-acid sequence: MNNIFDKIQLIVDVGNTSISFALYSEDKIKIFCKLKTRHDLTFDEIYEFLKLKFDFRVNKVFISSVVPIIDNILINVIDYLYKVIPFFIRFDLNYDISFNPYKGSQFLLGSDIFANLICAIELYNLDNALVVDVGTACTIFAVTRADGILGGIINGGPLTNFNALIKSAYLLNEFDLITPRELLGISTISSVNSGIIYQYKYLIEGVYYDLIREHKKKFSLIITGGNANLILPLISVDFVFNLYLTVEGIKILGSSFK
- a CDS encoding TIGR02757 family protein; the protein is MQKAKDITFKILEFVYNKYNKREFVHPDPLEFLYNYTEKEDIELAGLISSSLAIGKVEKILEAINKILIPLGTKPSKKLKKFNKDDLKIIYKDFIYRFFKAEDIIKLMMAIKGIQEKYSTIENIFYDIYKKNGNFISSLDILITYMEKINGESFGLLVPRPSKGSACKRLFLFLRWMIRKDEIDLGIWNKFNPSNLIVPMDTHMTDISFKLFNLKYNKNVNLKKAIEVTQYFSNSNKNDPVKYDFSLTRFGINRKLKKEDLFINILKL
- a CDS encoding glucosaminidase domain-containing protein; amino-acid sequence: MSKKSIFLVISKILILLTVKGYCEDEIIEISTEIEKEKYIPFLLSKGISEVEDLVKYTLKMNPYLESEYVRVIAQTYIDEALIEGINYDIAYAQMLLETGILKFNGVVSKEQYNFSGIGATDNFTKGNSFSNIKEGIRAHIQHLKAYASSQDINSNMVDPRFYLVKRGSAPTIYDLTGKWAKDKLYDKKLKKILLRLLEFNNAKS